The genomic DNA TCGACGTTCACTTTTCTTGGAAAAAGTTCGGTTTTGTTTTCAATTAACGGGCCGATTTCTCTCACAGGAAACGCATCCGGATCGTCGACAAAAATTACGCAATGTGGATTTCCCATGCTGACTGCTGTAAATTTTAAAGTTTGCCCGGCGATATCAAGATTTTGATCGAGTATGGGATTCTCATTCTTCCACTTTATCGGAATTTGAGCCGGAGTAAGAATCGGCTTGCCCATATCGACGGAAACCAATTCCACTTTATTATTTTGATCAACCGTTAAATCGACTTCCAATAACCCGGCTCCGGTCTCAATAACAGGATTTTTTTTGGAAGTTAAACCGTGATCATATACGTATTTAGCCACGCAACGTATTCCGTTTCCGCACATTTCGGACGAAGAACCGTCAGCGTTATACATATCCATCTGGAAATCGCCTTTTACCGAACTACGAATGAAAATAACGCCATCGCCCCCGATCCCGAAATTTCGATCCGAGAGTTTTTGAATTTGCTCCGAGTTCAATAATAGTTTATTATAAGTGGCATCGATATAAATGTAATCATTTCCGATCCCTTCCATTTTTGTGAACTGAACTTTTGCCAAGAAAAATGCCTCTCATAATATGTTCGATATATCCATGCTTGGTTTTGTTACTCGACAAGAAAATCGAAAAAGCTAAAGTAGCCATGCGTTTTTCACTGAAATATAAGAGTTAAAACCGGACACTTACGCAAACTAAAATGATACAGCCGATGAATCACGCTTGTTATCTGTGTGGAGATGAAAAACACGTTATTCTCTTTATCGAGAAAGGTATCCCCATTGTCCGTTGTTCGAATTGTGGACACGTATTTTCTACCTACAAACAAGATGAGCACTATGAATCATATTGGGGAGAAGAGATCGGTTATGATCTAGGTTGGTGGGATTTGGCCCACCGGGAAATTTATAAAGACTTTATAAATAAATATTTGTTTCCGGCACAAGGGAGAATTTTAGATGTCGGGTGCGGCCTAGGCTTCTTTATTAAAGCGGTCAATGCAAATAGATCCGGATGGGAAACCGTCGGTTATGATATTTCGGAAAAGGCGATCGAGTATGCG from Leptospira fainei serovar Hurstbridge str. BUT 6 includes the following:
- the dapF gene encoding diaminopimelate epimerase, with the translated sequence MAKVQFTKMEGIGNDYIYIDATYNKLLLNSEQIQKLSDRNFGIGGDGVIFIRSSVKGDFQMDMYNADGSSSEMCGNGIRCVAKYVYDHGLTSKKNPVIETGAGLLEVDLTVDQNNKVELVSVDMGKPILTPAQIPIKWKNENPILDQNLDIAGQTLKFTAVSMGNPHCVIFVDDPDAFPVREIGPLIENKTELFPRKVNVEFVSLRGKDHLYQRTWERGAGETLACGTGACAVMTAAHLTGRAGKDVRIDLRGGSLRIQWLETGHVLMTGPAKEVFTGTVEI